ACCGGGTCTtcaagaccccaaagcgaatagtctgggacctattcgtatcaaactcagcctcataaataccaacagatcctcccatcaactgagcacagagcgctgcacactcgtccctctcccccctcccaggcgtatagaacctcgaccccatggggagatggagaagagccgacacgtcgtccaaggtgatagtcatctccccgaacggcatgtggaagctactagtctcctcatgccatcgctccacaagggccaaaataaggcctgcatctgtcaccgggtagctgcaatagggtagctgatgaagacccgtctgctcaatcaactctcgaacccgcctgtgactgtctgaatcaccatcacaagcaaggttccaaaccttccccccagctgtggccaccttcaactgtgacggtccacataccgctcgtctgtgcgtaggagtgcatgccacgcccagggagccttgtgatcagcataatgggtgaggagcgatagctcaacaggcccccccggaaacggcggcaacctctggatcaggtcctcctcgccaccctgtgccccctgctccccctgctctggcggcaggacatcagcatcaacagtaggcggaggaatactatcctcgtcagatcctcccatgccggatgaggcctcgcctgatgactcctcgccggaagactcctcgccggaagactcctcgcctgaggactcctcgcctgaggactcctcgcctgatgactcaaccatgggagagggcggagaaacaactgtaggtatctcaaccgtgggagacggcggataatcaaccagaggaacctcaatcatgggagacggcggagaaacaactagagctgaagcctccaccgcctgagaggttgcagcatgatcgccgcgccggctagaagcatgtaaccgccggtgtctatcctcagtagccccgacatcctcactagaagcatgagacctctttctgttcttcattctcactatatattcagagcaaacattcactatatataccatttcagccatagacagaaacatgatgcaagcaaatggaaaattcctagaattttataagtacatagatgataatcggatcttctgtggattatgcatgcttggatcaacttttattttcctaataatcaattatggcatctagaaactactcacaaatgctttggaaaccttctataattgattctgaacccataatcaattataagtgttgggtttggttctgagatgaatacggaaaacgtttttccgtattcaatacggaaaaccatgttccatactgaatacggaaaaccattttccatattcaatacggaaacctgtgatccgtatttacccagaaacgccattaacgacaatgagctatcagccctaaacccaaaccacattcaagacatttcagccaacaatacctctacacaagcaacaatcgactaccctaaggttcaatgattaacataatttcaagttaaatggggaaaatcaaaaaatccttacctctaggtttcaattctgagaatggggttgtgaagagctttgatggagatgatggaacctttcaagtacacggttcaagcaaggggagcgacagagatcgaaggttgaagaggggagaagagcttggcaaaatacggaatgaagtttgaaatgggtttgaataaacccttgtcggtttacatactaatataatacggatataagacttccgtattgaatacggaaatgttgcttccgtattctattaaaggggggcgttccagtaatttccccactttaagtggggcggggagccccatagggggggccaAACCCAACTCTCCATACATTGGTTGGTTTTactttttgttttgttggtcagcataaataaaaacctaacgAATCGGAGATTCGGAGGAATCAAACATTGTATTGTCCTCTACAACCCAGCAAGGGAAAGAGACAACACCCCTTCGGAGATCTCAAGGGGTCTGGACGTCTTCTTCAACCCCCACCATCCCTCGTTCTCTCAAAACTCTCACTCTTCCCCTTATTAACCCTTTTTCATTCTCCAATTCTTGCAAACCATGGCGACCCTTTATTCAACGCATTGCCCTTCAtttctatcatcatcatcatcttcttcttcttcttcttcttcttcttcttcgccaTCCAATCCTGCTTATCTTCATTGCATTAACTTATCCAAGCGATTTCTTGCCGCCAAGGTTTCTCTGAAATCGCAAACCCCTTTGCATCAGATTTCAGTCCTTACCCAGCAACAGGAAGGTTCGTCCCTGCTGATGCACTTTGCTATTATTCATAAGAACTTTGTTTTCAGCTACCCTTTTGTTTGCTTTGCTTAAATTTTGAATCTTTACTCCTTTCGTGGCACTTGAAAACTGTGAGCTAAATAGTGGTTCTGTGAACTCATTACTCATTAGTACATGGTAGAATATTATGGTGTCTTTTGATTCATGTAGTCAAACCCTCCTAGTGAGGAATTAGCTTAGCTATTTTTATTGTTATACTGCTTTTGTAGCATATGTGATGTGATGTGATCTGTTTCAGTTCTTTCCCATCCATTGTATTGTACTATATTACAATAACAATAGCAGCAACAACATCATGTCTTGACATGAATTTCAGTATACAGTGTGAACTTTTGGGTTGTGTTAGGGAGAGATGAGAGGATTTAATATGTATTGTTGATATTATGATATATGGTTTGGAAATTGGTTAGTGTTAGTAAGCAGATGGAATGTGAATGTAGGTGGAGTAGCTGCCACTGTAACCCCTAGTGAAAATGATGCTAGTCACCAGCGATTGAAAGCTGAATTATTGTCAGTTACATCATCTGAGTTGGAGGAGTCTCAAGGTGAAGCCATTTTTGAAAAGGGTGAAAATGAGTCCTCTGTTAGTATTACTGTTGTTGGAGCTTCTGGAGACCTTGCCAAGAAGAAGATTTTTCCGGCACTCTTTGCACTTTACTATGAGGGTTGTCTCCCTAAGGTTGGATTGGATATATTCCTTTTTTACTGTATATTTGGGAAGGTTTGGTTCTATGTTTGTGGTTGTGATTGAACTTGTGCTTTGGTTCATGGCAGCACTTCACCATCTGTGGTTATGCCCGAAGTAAGATGACTGACGCAGAACTGAGAAATATGGTTAGCAAGACCCTCACTTGTAGAATTGATAAGAGGTAATTATATCTCCAACTTGCTGTCTTTTGGCTTCAGTCTTACAGAATGTAGTCTTTGCTCAGGTTGTTCCTCGATGATAGGTCTTTCTTTATCTGTTTTTTTGTGGGGACGGGGTGATTTGAATTTTGAGATTTGGACTTCTCATGATGGGGGTGGAGTTGATGCCATTTGTATCGCTAAATATACAAAATTCGAGTAGCTATggttattttaaataatttacttATTTACTATGTGTAGGAGACATCTTTAATGTTTGGAATTTTATGTTATGGAATTTCAGAGAGAACTGCAGTGAAAAGATGGAGCAATTTCTTGAAAGATGTTTCTACCATTCTGGTCAATATGATTCTGAGGATAACTTTGCAGCTTTAGACAAGAAGCTGAAGGAACATGAGGTAAGAAAAGGGGATAATCATGAATGACTTTAATTTATATCTTAATGTCATTAATCTGATGCCTcattgagtttttattttactAAGAAAATATACTTGGATCATGAAGTGATTGACGATCGCACTCTCTTGACCGAtgtaaaaatgaagaagaatagTCTGATCAAGAATTGAATTTTAAGCAGAAAGACAGATTTTTAGTGGACAGTGATGTCGCTGTAAATAATTCTTATATCTATCAGTTCTTTAAACTTTTACTTGTGCTGTTACCATGACATTCATAAGTAAAACTTGTAGGTTGACTTCAACCATGTCTTGCATGTGTGGCTGGTGTGCCTTGCATGTGTGGCTGGTATATGTAATGCAGATTAAGACCTTTGGATGTAGAGCTCAGACATTACATCATCTAGATGGGTTTTGATCGTTACCCTAATATGTTTTAGTCTTCTGCTGCCTGATTCCTTCTGTAAAAAGCAAACACGGCCGTCAATCTAGTTTTACGAAATAATAGTATTTCCCGAAACGAAATAAAAATTTCTAAACTGAAAGCTTAATTACATATTTGTGTTGGGAACAGATGAAGAGGATTAAGAAAAAGAGGGTTGAtattgaagaaaagatgaactAGAGCAAGTCAGCTATTATATCATTTCATCTCTATAGTTGATAACCCGCCATGTGTTTAgcctttttctttttggttcttTCATCTATTGTTATTTATTGACATTCTAACTTTTCTATTTATTCACCAATTTCTATGACTTTATTGATGAAAAAACTTATTTGTGCAAGTTGCAATTAGAATTAGTAAATATTTAACGATTATATTTCTGAATGTGAtgcttattttcttttctgctCGCCCCACTCTGTACTTTTTTCATGTTGCATGCAGTTTGTGTTTTGGCATGTAATTTCAATTTGCGTCATGATCAATGTATTAAGGATGAAGGAGCTTACTCTTTTGCTTTCGTTCTGtgattttttattgttattgaAACTAATAtgcacttttatttttttactctGAATTTAACCATTCTGTTTGAATACAAAAATTGCTGTTATGTAGGGTGGGAGAACATCTAATCGTCTGTTTTATCTTTCAATTCCTCCTAATATATTCATTGATGCTGTAAAATGTGCAAGCTTGTCAGCTTCTTCTGGTAATGGTTGGACCAGGGTCATTGTTGAAAAACCTTTTGGTCGAGATTCTGAATCCTCAGCCGCGTTAACAAAATCACTCAAGCAATATCTGACTGAGGATCAAATTTTCAGGTTTTCTAACTTAGCAAGTTATTTGTGACTTTAAGGATTGTAAAGTACATCATTTAATATGGAAGTCTAATACAGGATTGACCACTATCTTGGGAAAGAGCTTGTGGAAAATCTTTCTGTTCTACGATTCTCAAATCTCATTTTTGAACCATTATGGTCGAGGCAGTATATAAGAAATGTACAGTTCATATTCTCAGAAGATTTTGGCACTGAAGGACGTGGCGGGTAACCTTTCTTTCTTGTCAGCATTCACATTTCTGATTTTTAAATGGGGATTCTCATCAATTCTCATCTTTACCATATGCAGGTACTTTGACAACTATGGCATAATTAGAGACATTATGCAGAATCATTTACTTCAAATACTAGCCCTCTTTGCAATGGAAACCCCTGTTAGTTTGGATGCAGAGGATATTAGAAATGAAAAGGTCTCCTATGGTTATATACCTTAAATTCATTCATTTGTTGGAAGTTTTAAATAATTGTGATTTTTGATCACTTTGAATTGCTTAATGGATGACAGGTCAAGGTTCTTCGTTCCATGAGACCGCTGCGGCTCGAGGATATGATTATTGGGCAGTATAAAAGCCACACAAGAGGAGGTGTTACATATCCTGCCTACACTGATGACAAAACTGTGCCAAAGGGCAGCTTAACCCCAACATTTGCTGCAGCTGCACTCTTCATAGATAATGCACGATGGGATGGGGTGCCTTTTCTCATGAAGGCTGGAAAAGCATTACACACCAAGAGGTATGTGGAGGGAGCAGATTTTGGAGATACATGTCTTGTATTTTTTAATGCCTCATTTAATGGACGAAGGTTGTGTTATGCTTTTGGCATCCAACGTAAAATTAAGCAATATCTTTAATATGGATCAAACATGACAGACGTCAGGTGTTTCATATAGCCGACCTCACATTGTGAGATAGGACTTTGTCTTGTTGTTGCTGCAGCATTTAAAGTGCTATGTTGTTTTTTGTTTCAGAGCTGAGATACGGGTCCAGTTCAGACATGTTCCTGGCAATGTCTACAATCGAAACTTCGGGACAGATCTTGATCGAGCTACAAATGAACTTGTTATAAGAGTTCAGCCTGATGAGGCTATTTATTTGAAGATCAACAATAAAGTGCCGGGTCTAGAAATGAGGTTGGATCGCAGTAATCTGAATCTTCACTATGCAGCAAGGTATTTTCCTTTTACTCCAAAAAATCAACTTTATGGGACCCCTTAAATACATTTCACATTAGATTACTTAGCTGCTTTTGTACTGCAAGTTCACCTTACTCTTACCATCTTCTTTGGCCATGGCAAAATGCAACACTAATGTAATGCACATATAATCTTTGACGCGCATGCTTGCCTCCATCAGTGCAGGTTATTTCTTgctcaattaatgaaattcatCAACTTGTAAAATAGGGAAACTCCATTTGTGATTGCATTTTATGTGATCATTTAGGATGTGTTTGGGTAAATAGCTTATTAAGCGCTTATCGCATAAGtacttatttataggctaatttgagaaacttattgaaattagCAGAAAATAGGTTATAGGTAGGTATGAGCGCTTGTTCATATGCTAATCTGAGAGGCTTTTGAGAATAAACTTAAATCAGCTTATTATAGTTAGGTCATGAGTTATTTTTATCAGTTCACCGAGACACTTAGTTAAGCGCTTATTCTTTAAAAATAAGAAtggctcaaataagctcttccaaatgcAACATTAAGCTAATATTACTTAGTTAAGCGCTCATGCTATAAGATAAATTTTCCCATATACGACCTTAAGCTAATATTACTTAGTTAAGAGCTCATGCTCTAAGATAAATTCTTCCATATGCGACCTTAAGCTAATATTTTCATGTTTATTTCAGATACGCGAAGGAGATTCCAGACGCTTACGAGAGGCTACTTCTGGACGCGATTGAAGGGGAAAGAAGACTCTTCATTCGCAGTGATGAACTTGATGCTGCTTGGTCACTCTTCACGCCTCTACTGAATGAGTTAGAAGAGAAAAAAGTGATTCCAGAGTACTATCCTTATGGTAGTCGGGGTCCTGTCGGTGCTCACTATCTTGCAGCAAGATACAACGTGCGATGGGGTGACCTTGGTATAGACGTAGAACAAtagcccttttcattttgttgtAGTTGTGATCAGCCTCAGATGTTAGCTAACTTGCATGTTGATTTGCAGTTTGTTGTTGGAGTGCTGTTTGTTATATCTTGTTAGCATGGTTGGCATACGTGAAATCATGTAAAGCAATAAAAAGCAAGTTCAAAGAAGAGTAATAAAAAAGCACTGAGATTTTGACTTATTTTTTGTTTGGGACAGTATGGAAAATGTTCCATGTATTACTATTCAATCTAGCTAGGCAATGTATTTTGATTCTGAATTTATACACAGATAAAATATAACgagtttgaccaaaaaaaaaatatatataacgaGTGAGGTGAATCTCATCTCACTCAAGTCGTTTGTTCTCCAATATAGAATGCGTGGCACACACACTCCTCCAATTGAACTATTCACAGAGCAATATTATGAAGTGAATTTGAGTTAACTGTTTAATAAATGACATTTCCGTGATTTGTACTTATATAATATAACAATGATTGTCCCTTATAACAAATAACTTTTTCATGATTTGGACTTGTATAATCACATTTACTAGAGTCTAGCTTAGCTTCCTTACAACACATTGTTGGTCACTCCCTTCAACTTATAAACATAAAGGAAGGGCAAGATTGAACGCATTGACATTATTTATAAGAGATTGATTTTCAATCACAATCACTGTGATGTAATGATGTATTATTGTTAGTCATTAATGTTAATTgaataacaataacaatgcAACGTGAGACATATGTTAGTATCAGTGTGAGTCTTGTGTGTGACACCACCAAGTATGGATGCGACAGATAAAAGAAAAGAGGgacaaaagggaaaaaaaagatATGATATGGCAATCAATACACTTTGTCAATGTACctatctttcttcatttcttttatattatttttgggTTATAGACATCACACTTTACTTTATTTGAGTTTTGTTTGTACACGTAATAGCAGGGTAGGGAAAAAttctaagagaaaaaaaaaaagagagcaaATTTGTGTAAAttttgtagatatttaaaactCATGTAATTTATCTATTAAGTTCACGTTGATTTGAAAATCCCTTTGTAgaggtataattttttttatatcggaaagataaattgcactctaCATGAATTGATCCCTAGATCTTCTTCACCCAACTCATGTGTACCCTAGCTCTTAtaacttgagctatcattcgaggaCTTTTgcaaaagttaaaacaattaAGTGTTCAAGTGTAAAATCATATAGAAAATTGATTTATGACAATAACCATCTTTTGTGGACACCATGAAGtctcaattattattttttctatattttaaaattttatttatgacATAACATGATGGATTCtcaattttcatttttacttttagAATTAAct
This is a stretch of genomic DNA from Lotus japonicus ecotype B-129 chromosome 1, LjGifu_v1.2. It encodes these proteins:
- the LOC130728790 gene encoding glucose-6-phosphate 1-dehydrogenase 2, chloroplastic, yielding MATLYSTHCPSFLSSSSSSSSSSSSSSSPSNPAYLHCINLSKRFLAAKVSLKSQTPLHQISVLTQQQEGGVAATVTPSENDASHQRLKAELLSVTSSELEESQGEAIFEKGENESSVSITVVGASGDLAKKKIFPALFALYYEGCLPKHFTICGYARSKMTDAELRNMVSKTLTCRIDKRENCSEKMEQFLERCFYHSGQYDSEDNFAALDKKLKEHEGGRTSNRLFYLSIPPNIFIDAVKCASLSASSGNGWTRVIVEKPFGRDSESSAALTKSLKQYLTEDQIFRIDHYLGKELVENLSVLRFSNLIFEPLWSRQYIRNVQFIFSEDFGTEGRGGYFDNYGIIRDIMQNHLLQILALFAMETPVSLDAEDIRNEKVKVLRSMRPLRLEDMIIGQYKSHTRGGVTYPAYTDDKTVPKGSLTPTFAAAALFIDNARWDGVPFLMKAGKALHTKRAEIRVQFRHVPGNVYNRNFGTDLDRATNELVIRVQPDEAIYLKINNKVPGLEMRLDRSNLNLHYAARYAKEIPDAYERLLLDAIEGERRLFIRSDELDAAWSLFTPLLNELEEKKVIPEYYPYGSRGPVGAHYLAARYNVRWGDLGIDVEQ
- the LOC130728792 gene encoding uncharacterized protein LOC130728792; this encodes MKNRKRSHASSEDVGATEDRHRRLHASSRRGDHAATSQAVEASALVVSPPSPMIEVPLVDYPPSPTVEIPTVVSPPSPMVESSGEESSGEESSGEESSGEESSGEESSGEASSGMGGSDEDSIPPPTVDADVLPPEQGEQGAQGGEEDLIQRLPPFPGGPVELSLLTHYADHKAPWAWHALLRTDERYVDRHS